A genomic segment from Nasonia vitripennis strain AsymCx chromosome 1 unlocalized genomic scaffold, Nvit_psr_1.1 chr1_random0009, whole genome shotgun sequence encodes:
- the LOC100678028 gene encoding tudor domain-containing protein 5 codes for MAPSLATLEDIKSDIRCLLISRNSNNITLEKLNKMYKDVVDKDIPYKDFYFTSLEKFLKSMPDVLNLRLNQANELCAYHIDTEKSQHISSLVAREKPEADSSLKSKFKVYHANPIDPRILSEVLQELKNYTLHEKKKNCILKTDVLSAVVKHVGRYAFYTIKDLNSQLNECTHLLTHDDNYIHFKDNTPASNNVISLKNMQTKNVGSKLKDFSNQMTKIVDLSSVGNLIKESTKIRLRKLIEKHVEGIWCSELPQIYQREYGISLEYSDLGFNSIVDFASALPDIFQIVKPLNSKRLMVLNSKICEGISENHNASTSIFNKCVEETPYESGIISTRMLDKYYKALIPDDVMAFNDSVDQIRVNELLMNPIENSYHVLISEVHNPSFFWVTLCKNKKKISCLINKLQKFYAQENHNYKIPHDILKPGLNVTCIFAEAWHRGIIKKFKSDGLVVVHFYDYGTSSSFDPDQLYFLNKQFSTLPAQAIPCCLNNVKPLGTAMWSKKINKIFTEKVFDKSFSAHIINTDDKNNSLVVDLVDKNNDINERYISLWMIANKLAEHGKFICQIKNTSFTHYKECWNQNPNEKLNVT; via the exons ATGGCGCCAAGTTTGGCAACACTAGAAGATATAAAGAGTGATATAAGATGTTTGTTAATCTCGAGAAACAGTAACAATATAACActggaaaaattaaataaaatgtataaagatGTCGTTGATAAAGACATTCCTTACAAAGATTTTTACTTTACAAGCTTGGAAAAATTCTTGAAAAGCATGCCGGATGTGCTGAATCTCAGGTTAAATCAAGCAAATGAACTATGTGCTTATCACATTGATACTGAAAAGTCACAGCATATCAGTTCTTTGGTAGCCAGAGAAAAGCCAGAAGCAGATTCAAGTTTAAAGTCAAAGTTTAAAGTGTACCATGCTAATCCTATTGATCCTCGTATATTAAGTGAAGTTTTGCAAGAACTGAAAAATTATACATTgcatgagaaaaaaaaaaattgtatacttAAAACTGATGTTTTATCTGCGGTTGTGAAGCACGTAGGCAGATATGCATTTTATACAATCAAAGATTTAAATAGTCAGTTAAATGAATGTACCCATCTATTGACTCATGACGATAATTACATTCATTTTAAAGATAACACCCCAGCAAGCAATAATGTCATTAGTTTGAAAAATATGCAAACTAAAAATGTTGGTTCAAAATTAAAAGACTTTAGTAATCAAATGACAAAAATAGTGGACTTGAGTTCAGTAGGTAACTTAATCAAAGAAAGTACCAAGATTCGATtaagaaaattaattgaaaaacatGTGGAAGGTATTTGGTGCTCAGAGTTGCCACAAATTTATCAACGAGAATATGGCATATCACTGGAATACAGTGATTTAGGCTTTAATAGTATTGTAGACTTTGCAAGTGCATTGCcagatatttttcaaatagtaAAGCCATTAAATAGTAAAAGGCTTATGGTTTTGAATTCAAAAATATGCGAAGGTATTTCTGAAAATCATAATGCTTCAACTTCGATCTTTAACAAATGTGTTGAAGAGACACCATATGAATCCGGGATCATTTCTACTCGAATG TTggataaatattataaagcGCTAATTCCGGATGATGTGATGGCATTCAATGATTCAGTGGATCAGATAAGAGTCAATGAATTGTTAATGAATCCAATAGAAAATAGTTATCATGTGCTTATTTCGGAAGTCCATAATCCATCTTTCTTCTGGGTGACGCtatgtaaaaataagaaaaagatttcttgtctaataaataaattgca aaaattttatgcacaagaaaatcataattataaaataccaCATGATATATTAAAACCTGGATTGAATGTAACCTGTATTTTTGCAGAAGCATGGCATAGAGGAATAATCAAAAAGTTCAAATCTGATGGATTAGTAGTt GTACATTTTTATGATTATGGAACAAGCAGTTCTTTTGACCCAGATcagttatattttttaaataaacagtTTTCTACTCTACCTGCACAAGCTATACCTTGCTGTCTAAACAATGTAAAACCTCTGGGGACAGCGATGTGGTCtaagaaaatcaataaaatatttacagaaaaAGTATTTGATAAATCTTTTTCTGCTCATATCATAAATACTGATGacaag AATAATTCTTTGGTGGTAGATTTAGTAGATAAAAACAATGACATCAATGAAAGGTACATCAGTCTATGGATGATCGCAAATAAACTAGCAGAGCATGGCAAATTTatttgccaaataaaaaacacAAGTTTTACACATTATAAAGAATGTTGGAATCAAAATCCTAACGAGAAGTTAAATGTCACATGA